Within Gasterosteus aculeatus chromosome Y, fGasAcu3.hap1.1, whole genome shotgun sequence, the genomic segment ttagccccgcccactgactttgatgggtcagtttgacagttttaagtaattcatgaagcgctgcaacgcaggatcatgaaatgtaaatgtaaatagtgaaatagttatatatgcattttacatacaatgaatcggtattttaattaattaatgacacatttaatgacacatttatttatttaattccaattttaattaatgaatgacacatttaagtaattatttaatggtgtatttatttatttaattgtggcacttttagtcctccatagtTCACGAGTGTTTAGCTCATTTGCATGAATGGGATCGATTGAATTAAGTGAACTGCGTCATCAAAGTTCAAATCGAGAAATAGGCAAAGTCAAGCACCTCAGTAACGTCGGTGACGCTTGCGTAATATCAAAGATGCAATAATAAAACGAACCTCCCGCCAGCGCAAACTTCCTGATAGGCTTTTTGGTTGCCAGGTTTGGCTCAAAATATCCCCCAACGCCGTGAGCATAATATTCCATTAGACCGTAGCATAACGACAGTGACAAAAATATCTACTATAATAACGTATAcgtatatataataaaataaacaaatgtaaagCTACAATCAAAAATGTCGAATGAAATTAggaatataaacattttgtaaaaaaacggTATTTCTGCAAACCTGTCAACCTGGTTTACAAGACACGCCCACATCCGCAATGTTCGTAGTGTGGTGACGAATAATATAAAACCAGATTTGTAAAGTACAGGAACACATTACTTAATAGCTTAAAAGTATATTGTCAGTATTGTAGCTGTTTAATGTCATTTAAGTATCTATAACCGTATTGTAATATCAGCCCCATGCCTTAAATGGCAGAACATTATCTATCTGATTATCTTAAAATAAGCAAAAAATATGCAAACAAAAGGAGAACTGTTTCATCTATAGAACGCTGCCATGTTTTCACGTTATTCCAGGTGTGTCACGTGTCTTTTGTATATCAAATGTACTGAAACGCCATCTTGATTACACGGGGTATCCTCACGGAGCAAGGAAGCAAACAGCAAACTATTTCCGCTCCACTCGATGTGGATTTAgtcatatatacacatatatatgtatactgtAAACCACACGACACAACATTTGGATTTTGATTAAGTAATTTCTAGGCTTGGAGAGTGAACAGGacgggctagtggcgcaatggataacgcgtctgactacggaTCAgaagattccaggttcgactcctggctagctcgagGTTTTTCTTGCCAAATATATTATGCTTttgataaaatatataaagtagaACCTACATGTAATTAATATTTTAGTATAATAAGACGACCATAGACCACTTCTTACACACAGATAGTGCTGGATTGTTGGAATCACATTGCTGCCGCAATTCCACCAAGAAAGAGCCAATCAGGTTGTATTAATGCGTTCAGATTCGTGCGCCTGTCAACAAAGGGGACTCTTGCTAGTAACCAAAATTCTAcccaatgtattttttttggcAAATCAGCGCATTTATCGCTGCCTGGCTTCGTCCAAATAACGTCAAATAAGAATTGACCTTTCCAATGCTTCGAAAATAATATggtttctctttattttataATCATTTTAGTATGTTGCTTGAGTATTTCAATTGTATTCTGTAAATCGCCGTTTTTTACTGGACTCACTATTAGTCACTATGTTAGCCTCatgaaaattatattttttcatatttaactGGAAGATTCTTTACTCGATTCTTGCCGTGATATTAGTAATTATAGTATACTAAAATATACATAACCCCACTGCTGGTCTCAGATGTGACACGTGTTATAGATGAAAAGTCGCTACGCTGTTTACGTGCGCTGACGTGACGTCATCGGGGCGGTTTCTGCCCATGCTCACCGAGCGGCAGGGAGATCGGCCCGACTGCAGCCGATTAGATGCCTCGCAGTGATGTAACGTCGCCTGCTCGGTGACTCCGGATGGCTGTCTGTGCCAGGCTCTGCGGAGTGGGTCAGTCGCGGAGATGCCGGAGGCGACAGCGGCATAACCAGCAGGACCAGGGCAGCGATTCggacatggaggaggaagaagaggagcagatCGTTGGGCCGACGCAAGGCGACGGAGGCGCAGCaggcgccgccgctgctgcaggGCCGAGTGTTGCTCGTGAAGATGGCAGCTGTCATGTCAACAGAGCAGGCGCTCTGGATCGCGGCGGCACGGGACCTCCGCGCCCGCAGTCGTTAGCGGATTTACCGCCGGAGCTCCTGGTGGAGATATTCTCCCTGCTGCCCGGAACAGCGCTACCGAGTGTCGCCCTCGTAGGCAAGAAATTCCGACAAATCCTCAACACAGAAACCATCTGGAGAAGGCGGTGCATGGCAGGTAATTATAGCGACGGCTGCACGTACAGATAGTGGAGACGCTCACGCACACCGTTAGAAtgcgccccccaccccaaacATGAGGCAATATATCTGTGCACCAGACCGGGGAGATTCCTTTCTGTAAACAGGTTATTCGTGCCGCGGTTACTCCGAAGTGTGTTTGCTTAAAAGCATTTTATAGATCCGGACGGGAAGCGTAGAATACATTAAGGTTAACCCAGTCACTGCTGTGCACACGGGCCAAGGTCTCTCTCTGTTATGAGGCCTGTGTCAGCCATTCCGTGCAGCTGATAAGATGTTTCCGCGGGTGGGACATGACCTTTTGGGGGCCTCGAACATTAGTTTTGAACGGTTTTGTTGTGACATATGTATGAGACTGCCCTACTTGGGACAAATGTGTCTAATAATCTGTACATAATACAACACAAATACTGTGaaataatatttgtaataatttTAACAATCAGTGCATGAAATATGATAACAGGTTTTTATATGGGAAATGCAATTTTGTGTGATGATATACTTTTCTGATATATCGAATGAAAAGTTGTTAATAGTCTTATAACCAAACAAAGCAGTTCTGCAACATTGTCCACAATAGTAAATTAAGAAATCAGTCACACTGACGACAGCTAGCAAAGTCAGCTGATTCAGAGTTACATGAACCACATTAACATAGACCTTAATAGCAGTCAAATAGATCCTACTGCCGGCATAAACATTTACAGTCAACCGCTAATGCACGATTAAAAGCTGTAAATATTGCAGCGTTAGAACTCCGTCAACAATCTACTGATCTACTGATCAATCTACAACAATCTACAATCTGTTTAGtgcattttaattaataatgataaaaagggacaaaacaaCAATAACCTCTCCTAGTGACCGTACTTTCAAAACGTTCTTCTTTGGCTTCTTATAATCACTTATGTACTTATGTAAACCCCCTCAATCAACATTATGTCATATTTTGCATGAATTTGAAGTAAATTTAATGTTGAACTCATTtctctcttgttttttctctctgcagagttTGATATGAAGGAGGATCTGAGGAGGATGGAAGTTGGAGGAGTATCCAGCCGGGACCTCTATGTTGAACGTAAGTTACACTGCAGCTTGTGAAGGTCTGATGTCACCCACCAATAAAGTATTTGGTGCAGTCGTCCACCATTGGTTCATTCGTGATTTGCACcctcatgtttttttgtgtatagTTTCGCAGATCATCCAAATTACTTTGATTTGCAAAAGACAGGAAACAGTCCCAGCAACTGGAATACCACAATTTTAATTTCATCTGCTCCACTAATCCGTTCCTCCATCTGTTACTGGGCTTAGTCCTTGTCTGCTCCACACTTGCCTGTGTTGTGCCTGTCCAGGTGTCAACCCACGGGTGAAGTCTGGGCGCTTTAAGAAGCTCCTTCCGGACTACGAGCGCATGGACTATAAAGACGTGTACAAACGCTGTGTGTACACGGGCCTCAACGCGGATGGCTGCTGCGCGAGGGGTTGTGCGAGTGGGACTCATTGATTTAATTTGCAAGCAAACGGCTGCGGCAGTGTTACGTATTCCCTTTTTGAACGATGTTCTCAATTGTCCTCAGTGCTGTTTGCTTGCATATTAAGTATGAAATGGGAAACCCGATTACTTGGTGTGCTGTGTATTCAGTTTGGACTGGTGGACAGGACGCGTCCGTTGACGCTTTCTTACCTTTGAAAGTGGTGTTTGTAGGTATTAACAACTCTTCTTGTGTTTGTAACCATGCACAGTTTTAGCCCATAGTAAAGCTGTTACATTACAGATACTGATTGTATGGTGTGATATTGTGCTGTTGTGTTGCAGTGCTACACCCGTTCAGACATATCTTGGGCTTATGGCAGCCTGACATAGGGCCTTACGGGGGATTGCTCAATGTTGTGGTAAGAAGTGTTTCTCCATCAAGGCATTTGCAAAACGATGAGAAATGATGACAATAGTGTGCAGTTTGCCGATTGTCCACTGTTTTTAATTAATCTGAAAATCCGGACGTTAGCATATTTTTAGAATAATTTCAATGATTCGTGAATTATTCAAAGTATTTTTCATTCAGGTGGATGGGCTGTTCATCATCGGCTGGATGTATTTGCCACCTCACGACCCCCGTGTGGAGGATCCCATGAGAAGACGGCCGCTCTTTCGTATCCACATGTTGGAGAGCAATAAGGCCACCATGGAGTGTATGTACGGACACAAGGGGCCACACAAAGGAGACATCCAGGTGAGAGCCTGCACAGCCCAAATAAAGCACCTGCTCTGGATCATCTGGATATTTCTGACACATTTTAGAAGAACATTCCACTTCATTGTAAGATTACAAATTGATAAAGTATGTTACGTTTTAATATGTGTGCCGTGATTCTGTTATTTTAAGACTGGGAAGAAGGATGAGTTTTCAACAAAGTGTAACCAGACTGATCATCACCGCATGCCAGGAGGCAGACAGGAGGTGAGGCAGTGGTTGATACCGGAACTATTCCCTTGTcttgtgtatctttttaaaaGCCCATGTGCTTTGATGATGTTGGAAAGGCTGTGAGCAGCATTCTACTGATTTCtctaacttgtgtgtgtgtaggagttcAGGACGTGGTTGGAGGAAGAATGGGGCCGGACACTTGAAGAAATCTTCCACGAGCACATGCAGGAGCTCATTCTGATGAAGTTTATTTACACTAGTCAATATGAGTATGAGTCTTTTTCTTACATCACACTTTCTCTAACGCTGACTTAAAGATTGTGTGCCTACGAATCTGTTACTGTTAAAAAAGTATTGCGAGAATGGCTTGATATATTTGTGGATAGCTCTGATTTTCACTTGTGAGTGAATGTAAAACTGGGCTATGAAGCTCCGATGCCCTTTGCGGCGGCCACCATCTCCACTTTTATGTAGTTTATAATGTAAATCGTTTGTTGcatatattacaaatatttggTGAAATAACAATACTCAACaatggcaaaagtcaattttgaCCATTATTGTTTGCTTCGATTTGACAGTAACTGCTTGACATACCGGAGGATCTACTTGCCACCTTTGATGCCCTCTGACCTTTTCCATCCGGGCCTCTTCAAAGGCACCTACGGCAGTCATGGCTTGGAGATCGTCATGCTCAGTTTCCACGGGATCTATCTGAGAGCCACCAAGCTCACTGTAAGCTGATGAACAATCCACATCAGAGGCTGTGcttctgttaaaaaaataagctGTACAATTAATTTCCAAACAGTAAATGAATAGTGCATGTTGATTTTCTTGCAGGGAGACCCCAATGTTCCTGCAGGGCAACTCACTTTAGATGTTGACCTGAGCCGGCCTGTCGTCCTGCCAGACTTGGAGCACCAGCGCAACATAGAGGAACTGTCCCGCCTGGTACTGGAGGTCCACGCAGAGGTccagagagaagagcaggaaCAGGCCAAGGACGCTCCTGCCGCAAGCCGAGGGGCAGCAGAGGGGGCCTGCGGTAACGCCAGTGCAGCCAATTGGGTGGAGGAGGGCCGTGTTGCCTGTTCACACAGTTGCCAGCCCGGccccagcaccagcaccagtcCTCCCGAAGCCCAGCCCTTTGTCCTGCCCCTGGGAGTTATGGCACGCAATGAGGTCTACCCGCGCACCTGTAGAAAATGGTAAGAACTCGCCTGTAAGGAAAAAGCATGAAGTATACATTTTGCAGAGTGTAGGGGGGATTGAATTGGTTGGAGCTGGCTTTGTTCCAGTAACAGTGGTGTTAGACACAGTGCGCTGATTGTTCCTGAGCTGTCTTAAGCTTATACGCTGTTTA encodes:
- the LOC120812189 gene encoding F-box only protein 31-like, whose product is MAVCARLCGVGQSRRCRRRQRHNQQDQGSDSDMEEEEEEQIVGPTQGDGGAAGAAAAAGPSVAREDGSCHVNRAGALDRGGTGPPRPQSLADLPPELLVEIFSLLPGTALPSVALVGKKFRQILNTETIWRRRCMAEFDMKEDLRRMEVGGVSSRDLYVELLHPFRHILGLWQPDIGPYGGLLNVVVDGLFIIGWMYLPPHDPRVEDPMRRRPLFRIHMLESNKATMECMYGHKGPHKGDIQTGKKDEFSTKCNQTDHHRMPGGRQEEFRTWLEEEWGRTLEEIFHEHMQELILMKFIYTSQYDNCLTYRRIYLPPLMPSDLFHPGLFKGTYGSHGLEIVMLSFHGIYLRATKLTGDPNVPAGQLTLDVDLSRPVVLPDLEHQRNIEELSRLVLEVHAEVQREEQEQAKDAPAASRGAAEGACGNASAANWVEEGRVACSHSCQPGPSTSTSPPEAQPFVLPLGVMARNEVYPRTCRKCFYGTGLIAGHGFTSPERTPGLFVLFDEDHFGFIWLELKSFSLYSRLTDQLAHAHAPNMKRFEAMLFNMQSWTS